TTTAGCAAAACTTGGTGTGGATTATCTTATAGATATCAGATTTACTTCAGAATTTTCAAAACTTACTCCATCGGAATTCATCAATAATTATCTTGTAAGATATATTCACATGAAACATATTGTTGTAGGTTACGACTGTCATTTCGGTCCCGATCACAACAAAACTATAGCTGCACTTCAAGAATTAAGTAAAAAATATAATTACGATATTATCAGCATTCCGCCTGTGTATTACAATGATAAAATAATTAGTTCTACAGCAATCAGGAAAGCTTTGCAAGATGGAAATATCAAAGAAGCTAATATGATGCTCGGCTATGAATATTCCATTTACGGAAAAGTTGTTTACGGACAGCAAATTGGCAGAACAATAGGGTTTCCGACCACTAATGTTCTTATTGATGATGATTTAAAGCTTATTGCAGCAAATGGAGTATATGCATGTAAGATAAAAATAGATAATGAAAACTACTTCGGAATGTGCAATATAGGATATAGACCTACAGTCAACGGAAAAGATTTAACTATTGAAGCAAATATTTTTGATTTCGACAGAGATATTTACGATGAATACATCGGTGTATATTTTGTTGACAGGATAAGAAATGAAATTATCTTCAAAGATTTAGAAGCCTTAAAAGAACAGTTAAAGAAAGATGTATTATCTGCTATTAAAATGTTTTGAATATAACCTCTTAAATTTAAACAATTCCTGAGAGTTTATTTCTTTTGATTAGGATTTTAATCCTTAAATCAATTCTTAATCGCCAAGGCATACAAAATTAAAGCAATCAATACTATAACGAGTAAGTTTCCGCATCCGCTTTAACCTTCTTAACCAATCCTTGCAGAACAGTACCAGGGCCTACTTCATAGAATTGAGTTGCACCGTTAGCAATCATATTCTGAACTATTTGCATCCATTTGACAGGAGAAGTGAGCTGATTTATCAAGTTTGTTTTAATGACATCCGGATTCTTAACCGGCAATGCATTCACATTTTGATAGATAGGACATTCGGGTTGTTTTATATTAACCTTATTAATAGCTTCAGCTAACCCTTCTCTTGCAGGCTCCATTAGAGGAGAGTGGAAAGCGCCGCCGACTTTGAGAGGAATAACTTTTCCACCGGCTTCATTAATAATTACTGTAGCTTTCTCAACACCGGAAATTGTACCTGAAATCACTAATTGCGCGGGTGAATTATAATTAGCAGGAACTACTATATCATCAACAATAGTTTTCAATAATGATTCTATTTTTTCGGTTTCAAGTTTCATAACTGCAGCCATTGTTGAGGGTTGTTTTTCACAAGCCTCTTGCATAAGCATTGCCCTGCGAGTTACTAATTTAAGTCCGTCTTCAAAAGATAAAGCACCTATAGCTGTTAAAGCTGAAAACTCACCTAATGAATGGCCTGCAACCATATCGGGCTTAAACATATCTTTCTTTACAATAGAAAGGATAACAGAATGAAGAAAAATTGCAGGTTGAGTTACTTTGGTTTGTTTTAACTCTTCCTCCGTACCTTCAAACATAATATCCGAAATCTTAAAGTCTAGGATATGATTTGCCTTATTAAATAAATCACGGGCTTGGGATGAAGAATCATAAAGATCTTTTCCCATTCCAGAAAACTGTGCCCCTTGTCCGGGGAAAATAAATGCTTTCATGTTAATATTAATATATTTATTAATGTAATTTTGTACCAATCAAGTGCATAAACTCTTCACGAGTTTCTTTTCTAAGAAAAGCACCGATAAAATCGGAAGTTGTAGTTACTGAATTTTGTTTTTGAATACCACGCATAGACATACAAGTATGTTGAGCTTCAATAACAACACCTACACCTAAAGGATTTAAAGTGTCATATATTGCCTCTTTTATTTCTGTTGTCATTCTTTCTTGCACTTGTAAACGTCTGGCAAAGGCATCAACAACACGAGCTATTTTGCTTAAGCCCACTATATGGTTTCGGGGGATATATCCTACATGTGCCTTTCCTATAAAAGGTAGTAAATGATGTTCACACATAGAATATATTTCAATATCTTTAACCACAACCATCTGTTTATAATCTTCCCTAAACATTGCCGAACGGAGCATTTCCTTAGGGTCAACCAAATTGCCGTGAGTAAAAAACTTCATTGCTTTTGAAATTCTTACCGGTGTTTTTAATAATCCTTCTCTTTCCGGATTTTCACCAAGTAAATGTAGTATTTCTTTATAATGATAACTCAATTTAGATATTTTCTCGGGATCATAAAGATTTTTCAAACCTGAATAACCCTTCAGATCATCACAATCCATACCATCCTCCGAAAACAATGAGATATTGTCAATATCCGTCATTAAGAAATTATTTATTCTATATTATTATTTTCTTCCAATTTCATTTTACAAGTCCCGACAAATACGGCACCTGATTCTATATATAATTTTGAAGTAGTTATTTCTCCTTCAAAAATTGCAGTAGATTTCAACTCCAATAATTCGGCAACAAAAATATTCGCCTTACATCTTCCTTCAATAGAAGCGTTGGCACATTCAAGTTCTCCTTCAATTATTCCTTGTTCGCCAATAATTACTTTACCTTGAGCTTTTATTGTACCCTTAACA
Above is a window of Bacteroidales bacterium DNA encoding:
- the folE gene encoding GTP cyclohydrolase I FolE, which gives rise to MDCDDLKGYSGLKNLYDPEKISKLSYHYKEILHLLGENPEREGLLKTPVRISKAMKFFTHGNLVDPKEMLRSAMFREDYKQMVVVKDIEIYSMCEHHLLPFIGKAHVGYIPRNHIVGLSKIARVVDAFARRLQVQERMTTEIKEAIYDTLNPLGVGVVIEAQHTCMSMRGIQKQNSVTTTSDFIGAFLRKETREEFMHLIGTKLH
- a CDS encoding bifunctional riboflavin kinase/FAD synthetase, producing MKYYSDITTLPEINNAIVAVGNFDGVHLGHKAIIDKMKEIKEKNGGSIVIVTFSPHPKSVLSNEGIKYIHSNGRKANLLAKLGVDYLIDIRFTSEFSKLTPSEFINNYLVRYIHMKHIVVGYDCHFGPDHNKTIAALQELSKKYNYDIISIPPVYYNDKIISSTAIRKALQDGNIKEANMMLGYEYSIYGKVVYGQQIGRTIGFPTTNVLIDDDLKLIAANGVYACKIKIDNENYFGMCNIGYRPTVNGKDLTIEANIFDFDRDIYDEYIGVYFVDRIRNEIIFKDLEALKEQLKKDVLSAIKMF
- a CDS encoding polymer-forming cytoskeletal protein, with translation MGKEIEIEKNISANIIQCGAVINGNIETNGNIRIDGNVKGTIKAQGKVIIGEQGIIEGELECANASIEGRCKANIFVAELLELKSTAIFEGEITTSKLYIESGAVFVGTCKMKLEENNNIE
- the fabD gene encoding ACP S-malonyltransferase → MKAFIFPGQGAQFSGMGKDLYDSSSQARDLFNKANHILDFKISDIMFEGTEEELKQTKVTQPAIFLHSVILSIVKKDMFKPDMVAGHSLGEFSALTAIGALSFEDGLKLVTRRAMLMQEACEKQPSTMAAVMKLETEKIESLLKTIVDDIVVPANYNSPAQLVISGTISGVEKATVIINEAGGKVIPLKVGGAFHSPLMEPAREGLAEAINKVNIKQPECPIYQNVNALPVKNPDVIKTNLINQLTSPVKWMQIVQNMIANGATQFYEVGPGTVLQGLVKKVKADAETYSL